Genomic DNA from Telopea speciosissima isolate NSW1024214 ecotype Mountain lineage chromosome 2, Tspe_v1, whole genome shotgun sequence:
aaatctAGAGGGAATAACCAAAAGGTTATTAAAAAAGGGCATAAGGTATGCTCCCCATGTTATTGTGTGTGCACATGCCCTATATTATAGGGTCGGAATCTCCAGAGTCATTATCGGTCCATATGTTTCTTACCCACCCCACCTTCTTCGTAGGTGCATGTTTGAGAATAAAAAGCTCCATTTTTAACTTcaattagttgttttttttgggtaatctcTTAAGTTCAATCAGTTAAAAATCTAAGAAGTATCGAATTAATTCAattgatttcttcttcatcatcatcatcatcatcttcattgtCATTAGATAAATGGGTTAATAGTTAAGGGTTGGTGTTTTATGTGGGGGAGTGGGAGCATGGCATTTGCACATGCATTGGACAATAATTGCACGAGTTGGCATCATGGGTTTAGGATTTTGACCTTTTGTGGGAGAGAagtggcggtcatttcgcctcATTGGTGTTTTGGAGTGGGCAGTACACTTTCCCACGGAGAACTTTCTTCCATAGTTAAGTATAAGCTTGGTTAAGACGGGTTTTGTTTACACATGTGATTGGGGTGTCAAAAAGCAAACCTGCCTGATTGAACCGATTAAAATCGACCGACCCAAGCCTTTATTGGTTAGCgcgataaatttttttttttaacattttcttcattttatatataaaaaccCGAGATTGGATCGATATGGAAACTGTTAAAAGAAGCCAATAATAGATAAAAATCGTTTGGACCAATAGctattggttttggtttagtttttcTTAGACTGGACACTTTATTGGTTCGATTTCAATATAACctgatatatacaaaaaaaaatacccaattgaAACCGGACCAAActgaccgtttgacaccccaAGCGTGTTATACAAAAACCACATAAAGTTTACCAACTTAGAAAGCTGGCATCTTCCATAGATTTTGATATCCAAACCACCAATATTTTAATACCTAATTTATTCCTTTATAacaccccctccaaaaaaaagaaaagaaaagaaaaactctaAGTAATTAATATCCAACTTACGCTAGCTTTTTGGGAACTTTAGCTTTTTAGGTGCCAAACACAGTTGCAAGGGCTTCTCTTTGAACAAACCCTTCCTTATTTTATAGGAAATGTGGGCACCATGTCCGAATGGATATTATTTTCTTGGTCCCAAATGAGTGGTGAGGGTCCTGTCTAAGGATGGCTGTGTGGTGGGTTGATTGAGTGAACCACCATGCTCCTTATGAATTCAGCATAATTAGTTCCTATTTGCTTGGCCCATATGACATGGGTTGGGCTAAAACAAAGCAAGTTTTGTATTAGGAGATTTGATTACTTAGTTTTCTCCCTATTATCTCTTCTTGTACCATCTTTCCCAAGCTCTTTCGGGTCAGGTCAGATGTTATCTACTCGTACTAAGTCGGAACTTGGCTAGCTAGTTGGCTGTAATGAAATCAGATTTTGCTTTGTGGAACCCAAGTTGGGGCTATGAACGGACCTAAAAtccaagaaagaaaactaaaagttaTGAAAATTGGATTGAACCCTATTGTCTTGCAATGTTGTCTTGATTAAAAAACCTAGCCCTACATACAGAAACTCCATAGAAGATAGTGAGAAATTATGAAATAGACACGTCAAAAGTTAGCGCGAATCGAACCGTCTGAAACCGATATGACAATATGAGTTTACtagattatttttttgaattgggGTTTTTTGACACCGAAACCAATCTAAAAAAAAGACCGAAACTGATATCGAATcgaaattcataaaaaaaaatatacatgttTTAATACTTATGAATATATTAAATGgtgaaaccaaaccattaacaAGCTGATAAgagaaattaaaatcaaatcaaaaccgaTGCATCCAAATTGATCATGTTTTGGATTCACTCATTCTCACATTGAAACCGATCCACCCAAACGATGGACTGACAGTCCTACCAAGAAAGGTGTCCATTTCCACTTAAACCTGGTTGATTGAATTGTCGGTCTAAGAACTATAATAAGATTATCTACGATCAGAAATACCATTGAAGCCTTAAAGAAGTAAATCTATTAAGTTCTTGAGACTCAATCATGAATCATGAGAAAGGCACCAAAAGACTAGTCACTTCCATAGTTCCATGCCATTGAAAGAACACTGTTTCTAGTCTTGACAACAGCTATTTTTGGTGATTTGTATGGTAATGCCACTAAAAGGACAAAGGTGCTTGGTCCCTCTTAAGCTATTATAACCATGTAGTAGTGCAAAAAGATTAGGTGAGAATTATTTCAATCAGAATGCAATCAAAAGTCAAGAGCTGCCTTCACGTGATGGATACTATGGGTTTCACTCAGAAAGCGAAAATAATAGTCTTACATCGAATATAAATGAAGAATGTGAGGGGTGTATAAGTGCTTGGACATCCTTTCCTTAatagttaattttttttgtgatgtaAAAACTGTTCATATCATATTAGCTGAGTCATATCGTATCAGTATTGGGAACGGTTCCGCCGATACATGAATACAATACTGAGATTTAATTCCATGGATTATGATCGAATACTTGACATGTAGGCCCAAGAATAAAGGGGCAGTTTCGTAACATCGGATTGGTTTCATCTGGTCGGCAATGTCAGATGGAATATGCCTTTCTAAGTCCACTCGAATGAGTATTGAGTATTCTCACGTTTCCGTTATTCCCTGATCCGTACTTCTTAAGCaacgaaggagagagagagagagagagaggggcagaGAGTTGgaaactcccaagtcccaagtcccaagtcccaacgaTGGCTGACGAAGACAAACCTCTGGTAAAGATTTCGGAGGCATTCAAAGATCTCGCAGCTACCGTAAATTCGGAAACCCTAGATGTCAAAGTTGCGCCCTTCTCTCATGCTTGCTCTCTCGTGTCCCCTCTCTTTGGCTGCTTGGGTATCGCATTCAAGTTCGCAGAGATGGATTACGTAGCAAAGGTTCgttattaaattgattttcttctttcatgAATGCGATAATCTTGATGAAGTCTATCTTATGCTGTCTCGCATTACTGGTAAAATTACGATTTAGTGGTTGGTTCATAGATTACTTTCCCTTATTGGTGGGTAACAGGTTCATGATCTAGCTGAAGCGTCAAAGTCATTTGAAACATTACAATCTTTACTGGATCGGGACATTGAGAACGACTCTGTGAAGAAAGCTGGTAGTCATTCGAGAAACCTTCTCAGAGTGAAGCGTGGAATCGATATGGTCAGGGTTCTATTCGAGAAAATTCAAACTTCAGAGTATGTTTGACTACTCTAGTGTTAaagtttgttttaatttcatgaagcattccattatttttgtttcctaattcaatctttgatttcactgtgaattttgttttggtctttttaatAGTTAATATTATTGCTTTAGAATCGAGTTTAGTGAAgaaatttgagttttgtttaCTATTACTGCTGGTTTCCAAGAAGTAAGAGTATGCTTGTGAGTATCAATATTAGAactcttttatttgtttttgttgttaaaATTTGTGATGAAACAAACAGATTGATGTATATGAAGGACAGACAAAACACATAAATCAAAAGATACCTACTGGTCCTAGGGTGCTTTGTGCGTCTCAATCCAAAACTGGAAATTCTATTAGATTGAAATCAAAGCCAAAGCTGTAACATCGAAGTACTGGACTAGAGTTTGGACCTTCCATTATTGTTCTTAAATTTTATGATTAAAGAACGGGATGGATACACACTGTGTTTGCTGATAAACTTGTCATGAAATACTCAAACCTTGaacccctccctccctcacCAAATGCacacccccctcccaaaaaaaaaaaaaaaaaaaaaaaaaagtataaacaaGATAGGTATCTGATAGGCAGAAAGTAAAGAATGTAAAATCTATTCAAGGTAAATGCACCAACAGGGGAATTTATTCATTGAAATTTTAACCTATGGAATGTTCCGCTCATCCGCTGGGGTCCATCAAATAGTAGCTACATTTCTTATGTGCTCTGAATTCTTGTTGCAATAAAGGCATATTTGCAAGGAGATAGTGCAGACTACAGACTTCAGACTTCTTTGTTCTCATGGCAGAGTGAGTTGTCATAGTGTCCACCAGTAGAGCAGACTTTTAGCGACAATCCTCATGCTGCATGAGGGGCGGCTTAAGGTGGTTTTGCTCATGAGTTGGCAGTCAAGCAGAAAAGGACCTGTTggtctcttttctctcttgggAAGAGCTGCTTTGCTCGCAGTTTGAGACAGATGtaggaaaaataagaaacaagtCTTGACAGAGTAGAGAGCCACTGTTAGGTGGTTCTAAGCCAAGTGTGATAGGAGCGAGTCAAAAAGTTGGAGAAACAAACCAATAGGTTTGATTCATTCTCAATAGCCGTGAGATGATATTAGGGTAATCCTTTTGTCGCTGGATACTCCTATTACACTTAAAAAGTCTTTGAAAGATTAGAACCAACTATGTAGCATCTACATTGATAATTCAAGTATTGTCTACGTCATTTACAATAGTTTCCCATACATCACGgtagcaaaacaaaaaatattttcatctcTGCTTCTTTATAAATTTGCTCCAGTCATCAATTCCTCTATTCACTTTTGTATGTGAATGTTATAGTTTAACTTGGctgaactgtttttttttttggggggggtgggggatgaATAGCTTGGCTGAACTTTGATCAGATTAGTGGAATTTTCTTTCATATATAGGTTCCTGAACGTCAGGTTTGATTACTATAAATAGGTAGCTGCTTTTAAGGGTCCACTAATACAAGATTTAGGACATGCCCTTATTGATGTCTCTATGATATATGTAATTCATTACACAATAGTAGAATAGATCTATGTTGATGGGTTGGCATATTGTGATTGAATTTGTCTAAAACTTACTAATAATGGATAAATTCATTGCCAGGGGAAACTCCCTGAAGGATCCAGCCTCTGTGGCTTATGCCAAGGTTTTTGCTCCCCACCATGGTTGGGCCATCAGGAAAGCCGTTGCTGCTGGGATGTATGCTCTTCCTACAAAGGCACAGCTCTTGAAAAAGTTGAATGAAGATGGTAAGTAACCTTGAAATCATTTTGATTGGACTTTATCACATCATTCAGATAGTTTGCTAATTGGTTGACACATTGCCCTGCAACCATGAGGTTGTGGATTCAAATTTCCTTACCAACCACCAAAAGTGCATTTAGGGTTGGTTGGGTTAAAAGTTTGGTTATCCTTTAAAAACTGATGAAAACTCAATTGGGTGCTTAATTTAGCATTTTGCATTGAACTTTTATAATCATTTGACAATGGCTCATGTTGAAGTGCGGTCAGTGCACAAGGCATTGAGAATTTAGTTTGATTAAGTGGGAACTGGGGTCTGTTCGTGTGTCTGCTAATTCTCAATTATATGACCCTAACTCATGATTGTAATATGCTGCATGTTCTTTAATGCTTTCAGAGGTGACCCTAATTCATGATTGTAATATGCTGCATGTTCTTTAATGCTTTCAGAAGCCTCAGCAATGGTTCAGATGCAAAACTACGTCGTTGCTTCTGCACCTGTTATTCAGTACATCGACAATCTATTTCTTTCAAAGCAGTTGGGCATAGACTGGTGAAAGATGAAGATTCACGTGATTTCATCAGATCAACATTTGATTTGGATTATTTCATCCTTGTCACTGAGGACTTAGCTTGTGTTGCCATTGTTGTTGCCCATGTAAATAATTACAAATTTACACTTGTCTATTGTACTCAAGGACAGGTCCTAaaatgttttattttaacttaatGCTGTTTTCTTACTAATGGAAGGAGCAACACTATtttgttcattctctctctctctcaaatattTTATGAATCACCACATTTTTACCGATAGAGAGAATTGTAAAGCTCAAGAGACAAGGCGGTTGGGGCTCCATGATCTGGTATAATTTTGTTTATACTTTTTGGACATGCATATTGTTCTCTAACTCATAATGGGAACCAAGGACTTGCCCTCATTTGACCAGAATAATTTTCGGCAGACCAAGTATTGTTTAAGGTGGCAGTTGATGATACACAACAGATACTCCATGAACATACTAATATTGAAGCCCAGAACAATATAGCAAAAAACAATTTAAGATGTATTCATCTCTTTAGTTACTGCCACTAAAATTTGAGTCATGAATCAATGTCAGTAGTTTAGTCCTTAAATATTTGCTTTAATTTAGTCTACTATGCATGTTCAATGTCAAATGGATTTGATGAAAGAGTTCAACAGAATGAATGGGAGGATACCCCTAAAGTCAAACTCTCATGTGTTCCATGAAGAAGATTTGaaagtaaaagaagaaattgTGAAACGCAATGGAAACACCCAGATTCTTGAATCAATCTAATTCCTCCGGAACCTTAATGCCCATAGTATTAGCAGCTCCAATGATTGATATGGAGATAGCCTCCAATGACATGTACCGACAATAAGGATCAGACTGTTTTATCTTAGCTATCTCATATATGTGCTGCGGAGTTAAAACAGATGCGACAACATGGCCAGGTCGACTGCTACCAGAGTCGATTCCAGCTGCCTTTTTGAGGTACCAACTGACAGAAGGAGACTTAACTGTGAATTCAAATGTCTTATCTTTGAAAGCAGTGATGGTAACTGACATCGGGGTGTCAGGTTTGTACTTCTGAGTTCGAGCATTGAAGTCCTTGCAGAAGGTCATTTGGTTAAGATGATACGGACCCAGGGCAGGACTAACAGGTGCGGCTGGTCGAGCAGCACCAGCAGGAACAGTTAGCCGGTTTGTAGTGGACATCGGCTTGCGAGTTAGAATCTCTTTTACAGACGCCATGGGCAAAGGAATTTTCTTGTTGTTAGTTGTTACttcagagagaaagagagatatatGGATGAGAGTTTTAGGGGTTCAGAATACAAGTTTGCACCTACAAAATGCAGAAAAAATGATGTCAAAGTATTGACTATCATCAATACAACACTCAAAATTCACCAGAACTACTGAAAGGATTCACCAGTCACCAACAAAAGAATTGTAGAATTTACCCcaaaaatatgataaaatataAGATTGAAAGAGCTGCAGAATCACATCATAACACAAAATGCAGCAGGATAAAATAAAAGGGGCCATTTGATACTTCTTTCCTTGTTTCCgttgaaaaacaagaaaattggTTTTAGctgttttgtttttctgtttttgtagCAATCAGAAAATATGTTTGATAATGGAAGCCGTTTTGCATTTTTTCACAACAAAAATAATGGACACACATCTGGAAACAGTTTTTCTGATTTCAATTGGTTGTCCTCCCACTCCTTATTTATTGAAGATAAAACACACCTTACATTAACATAACATTGTTATCATGAGAGACATCCTGCTTCAGAGAAGTTAGCAATCATTCAGGAAACTCACTTGCCATGGTGGCTAAGGAGTGGGCCAAGTGATTTCCTAAGTGAGACACATGCATGGAATCCAAAACAAACTTGCACACTTAATCCAGACATGAGTTACTATTCCTCAATTTGGTGCTTGTAACAAGTGCCACTTATTACACAAACTAAGAAATTTATAAGCCAACCGGatatgaggggggggggggtgtggtgtGGTAAATCTTTTCCAGGGCTTTTCTTATGGGGTTGGGGGAAGGGCTTGGGTTGATGGTTCATTCTACATTACCAGAGTCACCTCCATCACCACAAGAGACCTCTTATAACCGGGTTCAGAAGATATTAAAAGCTGTACCTTCTCTCTGTTCAATGTACTTTCCTGTTTAAATCCATTTTCTATCACAAATCAAATCAAGATTTTGAAAAGATTAGAAGATTTCAGCAGATCTGAGTATCAGGTTGGAACTAATCCCATGAAAGGGGAGCCTATGAAAATGTGCCCTATACTCCACCCTCTGGATTATGTGACTGCAGCAGAATCCTGGGATTGCTGTGGTCACTTACACCTCAAAGTAGGGGAGAGAGGTTGCGTCACTGGTTCAAGTTGGTAGCCAAAAGAGCACTAGGAATCTATTTCATACTCCACTAAGACATTGATTTTTAGTGGGCCATATCCAGCCCTGTCAAAAAGAATCAAGTTGCTTGTTGATCATTTCCCACTTCCTAAGATTTTAAAAACTACTGAAATGTAAGAGAAATCCGAACTAAAAGAACATTATATCTTCTCTCTGGCAAACATGCTAacaaagcaaaatgttgtgcaGGACAAAAATCTAACACAGAAGGTTGCTGTTATCAAAATCAATTAAGAAAAATTGAACATAATACATATGAAAAATGCATAGAGAATACCTCAAAATGGCTTGTATTACCTTCTAATCGATGAATACCATTTATAGCAAATAAGAAGCCCAAGTGAGTTTTCCCCCTTTTCAGATCAGATCTTCAGCGTCAAAGTTAAGGAGTACAAAGAGTATGTATAGGTATGTATTGGGTACAATCATCAAGGCATGTTGCAGAAAGTCTAGCAACACCTAGTTCCTCAAGATATTCAACACGACTCAGACTTCTCATGTTGCTACTACTCCATACCAGCACCTTCCACTAACTCCATCTTCTAAATACCACAAGCCAACAATTCTAGTGCTTAATAGACCATCAGTCTCATACCTCATTTCCTATTCCGGAAACCTGACACTCTCCATAACCCATGTTTCCCTCTTCAACATCTCCCAAATTATACGCAAAATGAcaaaccctgattttggattCCTCATTAtctcaagtcctatttgattttcaaaaaaagacTTCCAATTTCTTAAGTTATGTCCTTGAGGAAATTAGACATCTAAACAAAGTGTTCACGATCTAGCAAACAGTTATCCATGCAAAGATAAATTAAGGCAGTAGAAAAGAAAGTTTTTGCTTCTTATTGAACTTAATAACGGAGAGAACATAACACATCGCAGAGGCATATTGAAGTTGcctaaaaactaaaaagtcTGCTCGGGTAAGAAACTGATTAAATCGAAAAGTAATTTTGAATGCCGAAGAATGGAAGGAAGAACATGTAAGGTAGTTCAAACTAACTCAGAAGCGCAGCTAGACATTCCCAAGCATAGAAACAGACAATTTGCATTCACTCATTCTCCAACCGAAAACCCAATTCAAAGACTAAACACTAGATCAGAAATACCAATCTGTAATCAAATCAGAGCTTTGATAACCTTACCAGATCAAtaatacgaaaaaaaaaaaaataccatatctGACAAGTATAACTTGAACTTGATCGATGGAAGAAACAATACCTTTGAATCCACTCTGCAAATCTAACGCTCTCGAATGGAACACTAACCCGTCACAGTCACTCAAAATGGGTCATTACAACAGAGAACAGAGAGTGCAATGGACAAGAAAGATGGGTTACACCGTGAGTAGGTGGagcaaaaccctaacccaaggaGAGGTTCTCTACAAGAGTGTGGCTCACGCTTAGTTTCGGGAACGACAATCAAATGGGGAAGGGGTTGTCTCACCGTCGTGTCTCTTTAAGGTTCGATTGTTCGAATAGCAAGGCGCGAGGgttttttcctttattagtttcgatttttttttttattacaataTTAACTAACTGTAAAGtaaaaaaaagtattttatACGTACAATTCGTTATTATGCGTATATAATACGGGTCCAAGTAAAaaacacgtttttttttttttaaattttattttatcagaTTTATGATTAAATACagtaaaatatgtttttttttttaaaataaaacctTCCAATATGCGTATAATACatgaacttactaactaagggctCACGTCCTCGTTTTGGGCAAATAATACTGTGGGTCCTCTGGATTCCTGGTAGGTGGGCATGGGGTCCCAAGGACGGATTCTCTCTATACTTTCGGAACATAATTTTGGACAAATATGGGAACCCTTTTGGAATCTGacaaaagggaaaagggaatTTATGATGTATCACCTTCTCATATGATCAGTGATATTTGAGAGgatgtgcaatttcatttttgagctgaACCCCACTCAAAAATGGGAATTCCTTTTGCAATTTCACgttttacaaaattttttttcctaaatcTTACTCGTTTATTTATTGTTGTCGGCTTATTTAGTTGAAAAAATAACCGAACGATGATTTTGATGGCCTTGACAGCACCACCACTTAATTTGTCCAAGTGGCATATGATTTCAAAAGTTTCAACAATAGGGTCCATAACCatatataaaaaagggaaacagTTTTCTATTCAGGAGTGTGACCTAGGcgagcactcccatgtgtctatctctctcctctcaaaaGCAAGGGgacaaatgtgtcttttcatatggagaggagagagatagattcatggacatactggcgtaggccacactcccatacatagttcttttatcctattttttgatGGCAAACATAAAAGAATTTTATAAATGAGAAAAAGAGGAGAGCAAACATCAAAAGAAATCGAGTCTTAGTCTATATAACATCTTGCTTAATTAGCAAGaatatgaattaaatatataaacaacctattattttttcaaaatattaaaactagaatatatacacaaaaaaaattggtaGTTTTAAACCTTAACTCTCATATAGTCCATTTGTATATAGatagagaatctcttcatctatcTAAGAATATATAGTGGCAATCTGTAAGAGTTTCTTGTTCTAAAGAATGAGAGGTCTTTGTACCTTGAATGGATGAAATTGTTAGAAATTAGCATCACATTTCAGTTAACCATTAATTTCTAACTGCTAGAAGAGGGAGGGGGTGgagaatttttatcttctcaagtgcggtgcactgcctagtgcacctttaaagtgtaTCTGACGGTAGCCAAGAACATGttcttggatttttatcctctcaagtgcattGGCCACCGTCAGATGCACTTTAAATGTGCACTGGGTAGcacaccgcacttgagaggatgaaaatctaggggagggggggttggaTGATTTTCGAAAGACCCTTGCATTTCTTCACTTCCATATTTTCCATACTACAATTGAATGGGCAACAAGAAATTTATGTTGTTCGCTCTTAGTTAACCTTGGCTTCCTCCCCCAACTTAAATCACCCAATTATCATAAATGGCCGACTTGGTTGCCACAACCATTAAATCATGGGCAATGATgtcttttttatcttctcaagtgttgggtgtATGGTTagattctcaagtgtggtgcattggACAACGCACTGGGGGCGATAAAAATCCGTGTAGATCTCATTGTGACACAAGAGGTGAACCGTGTTTGTTGGGCATGAGGACATTCTATGAGTGCATGCTCAACTATCAACTGTGTACTCAATTCCAACTTCAATTGCCAAGGTTCAAGCAAACTCAGATGGTGCACTCTTAGGCTCTTTATAGCCAAGAACTACCACGATTGGGTACTTTTTCATCACTGAATTCTTACCATGGCTGATTtcatattttctcatctataaTCCAACTAAGTTTCATAATAGTTAGGTTTGAGGATTCTCAATGCTAATAGAACTAGCTTGTAAAACTACAGGTGCAAATCAATTGGGTTCAGTCAATCTCTATTAAGTCTTGGTGGACCAACCGACAAGTTATTCAATCTTAGGGTGGTCAAAACAAAACCATTTATTAACTGGTTGGTGTCCTTGGTCAATCGGGTTGTATTCGATCTAAGAACCGCGTGATTTGGTCcgtcatttttggtttatatagTAACTAGTCCTTAATTGGTTTGTACATTTAATCCTATTTGGTCAATCCCATCAATCTAGTCTAGTTGAACCAAGATCGACCAAATGGGATTAGATGCTTTAGTGAAACACATCACAAAATTTGGAAAACAATTTCCAATTCATGGTTGTTCGGGCTTAGGGTGGACCAGAAAGGGCTCGGGctgtcagggccaaacttgcacccctaactCAAATCACATGGTTGGATCTGTCGAGGAATAGACATCCAGACCCCTGAAGGATTTGAATTGCATCCATAATAGCAGTTTGCAGCATCATAACAAATACTTCAACTTTGATCTGTTCTTATATCCAAATGTTTAAAATTCTAGTGGAACAAGATCATCCATTCATTTTCCTATCTCTAATTTGGTTCATAATATATGTATCCagaaagattaaaaaaaccCTATAACCAGTGACAATACCAACACAAGAATCAAATTCCAACTTCCACCaaccccccccaacccccaaacaAGTCATAAGAATCGAATTTCTAATACCTAAGTTAAGAGTCTGGGGGGAAAGGTTGGTCACACAATGTGGGTTGAAATTGTTTTTATGGGTCGGTAGTCTTGTTGGTTCTGTTATTCGGCCACTGGTGTCTCCCATTGATCCAACGCAGGGGTGTCCATTTCTGGGACTCACCGCCTCTTCCTTCCCTCCCCATGCCTTGACCGCCTTGGTGCTTCATCCTCACTCTCACTTTCATCATTTCTAAAGCTGTTCCCTGCTCCAAAAGAATCCTCATGTTGGGCCCTAAGGCTTGGCTGATGCTTCATCTCCTCGTCTGGTCCACCACTAGGACCCACCACCTCCTGACCCTTGCCCTGGTCCGAACCTGCACTGTATCTGTCATTCCTGTCATTTGCTAGTCTCCTCTGATCTCTCTGTACAACCCTATTGTTCTGTGAAGGTGGAGGTAGCACTGGAGGACGGAATGGAGGCATACCCATTGGCCGATTGCCTCGAACTGGTGCTGCGCCAGACATTCCCATTGAACCCATAAATGGGGGCCTTACAGAGCCCATCATCATTCCAAGCCCATTTGCAGGAAAGACAGCTCCAGGTCGGGAAGGGCGTCCACGAAAAGCCATGCCTGAAGTGGGGCCTGTTCCATCCATAGGTGTGAAGCTCATTGCTGAATTCTGACCCAAGCCAGTGAAATCCCCAGAAAACCTTGGGCCATAAGGTGCGAAGGCACGTGGACCCATAAGATCTGGCATGGCAAATCCATCAGGAGTAACAGCACCATAAGTAAACCCATCAGTGCCCATCATGACAGGAGGGAAGCCCCGAACCCCGGGAATCGGTCTTGCTCCGCGTCCGAGAGGCATATGTGGGGGCCACATTAGTCCTCTACCTCTTCCTCTGCCCTGGGATGCACCAAGAGTTTGACCAaagctttcctcttcttcctcactttcttcctcttcctcctcttcgtTATCTTCAAAAGGTACAATGTCCGGGTTTTCTACCCCATTTTCTGG
This window encodes:
- the LOC122652352 gene encoding accelerated cell death 11, encoding MADEDKPLVKISEAFKDLAATVNSETLDVKVAPFSHACSLVSPLFGCLGIAFKFAEMDYVAKVHDLAEASKSFETLQSLLDRDIENDSVKKAGSHSRNLLRVKRGIDMVRVLFEKIQTSEGNSLKDPASVAYAKVFAPHHGWAIRKAVAAGMYALPTKAQLLKKLNEDEASAMVQMQNYVVASAPVIQYIDNLFLSKQLGIDW
- the LOC122652491 gene encoding 54S ribosomal protein L19, mitochondrial-like, which translates into the protein MASVKEILTRKPMSTTNRLTVPAGAARPAAPVSPALGPYHLNQMTFCKDFNARTQKYKPDTPMSVTITAFKDKTFEFTVKSPSVSWYLKKAAGIDSGSSRPGHVVASVLTPQHIYEIAKIKQSDPYCRYMSLEAISISIIGAANTMGIKVPEELD